The stretch of DNA GTCGCCGATTTCGTCTGCGCCAATGCGGAAGGCGCCGGCGTGCCCTTCCGCCGTCTCGGCACGCTTGCCGGCAGCGACCTCGTTGTCGATGATCTTTTGTCGCTCCCCATTCAGCAATTGCGCAACGCCCATGAATCGTGGTTCCCTGAATTCATGGATAGCGCAGAGGCATTTGTCGCTGCGGAATGATGTGCAAGGAGTTACGATCATGGCCATGAAACCCGGCGATATCGAAGACATGATCAGGGCCGGGATACCCGGTGCCAAGGTGACGATCCGCGACCTTGCGGGCGACGGTGATCATTACGCCGCCGAAGTCGTGGCCGAAGCCTTCCGGGGCAAGAGCCGCGTCCAGCAGCACCAGATGGTGTATGAGGCCCTCAAAGGAAACATGGGCGGCATCCTGCACGCACTGGCGCTGCAGACATCGGCCCCGGAATGATGCTTCGATAATTGGGAATGCCCGGTCACAAGCCGGGCATTTTTTGCAGTCCGCCATCGGCGACAAGCGCGGCAGGCACCGGTCCCGCCGTCAGCAGCGTGAAATCGAAGGTTGCGCGCAGGTCCGGCCCCAGCACGTATTGCCGGTGC from Rhizobium sp. 007 encodes:
- a CDS encoding BolA family transcriptional regulator, which produces MAMKPGDIEDMIRAGIPGAKVTIRDLAGDGDHYAAEVVAEAFRGKSRVQQHQMVYEALKGNMGGILHALALQTSAPE